A stretch of DNA from Rhodococcus sp. NBC_00297:
AATGGCAAACGCAGGATTGGCCACATACCTGAGCCGAACAGCAGTGGCGCGAAGCCGGTAGCGACGCGGCTGACCGAAGACGCGTAGCCCAAGCCCGACGCTCTGATCTGCGTCGGATACAGCTCGGAGTCACAGCAATACAAAACTGGGAAGTACGAGCCGAGGAGCGGGGTGAGGACGCCGTTAAGTGCGACGTCCCATGCGTCGAACATGTAGCCGAGGCCGCCGATTGTGAAGATCTTTCCCTGGACACCCCATTTCCAGGGGAGCTCTGTTATTTGTTCACCTGTCTTCATCGCAGCCTCCGGCGCGGCGTTGTCGTCCGAGCACTCATCGAGCGAACGAGTAGTGGAATTTCTCGTCGTCGCTGTCGTCGAGCGGCGTTCCGCTCCACAGCCAGTCGTACGAGATATCGGACTCTCCTTCGAACGACGCCAGTGTCGCGTCCCGCTTCTCCTGTTCGGGTCCATCGGGAATGTGGTAAAAGGTTTTGTTCCGCAGGCTCGCATCCTGCACCATTCGGGCGTGCCTGGCTCGTCGAAAGACATACCGTGCCAACGCTCCGTCAATTCCGGCGGTGGTCACCTTCGCGAGTTCTTCGGCTAGCACAGCGGCGTCCTCCATCGCCTGAGATGCACCTTGAGCTTGGTACGGCAACATGGCGTGGCACGCGTCGCCCAAGAGTGCGACGCGGCCGTCGGTCCACCGAGGGTCCGGCTTGCGGTAGTACAGTGCCTGGCACAGGACATTCTCGTCGGCCTTTGACAGCATCGCGTGTGCGCGGTCGTCCCAATCCGGAAACGTGGCCATCAGTTCCTCGGGCCCGACGAGCCGTGGACCACCGTCGCGGACCTCGTCGGTACACGGGGCCAGAGCCACGATGTTGAGGTATTCGCCGTCACGGATCATGTAATGCACCAGGTGGCGGTCCGGGCCGTACCAGATGGTGCTCTGGTAGCGGTCGACGAGCCATCGCGTGGCCAGGTCCTTGACAATGCGGTCGCCGGGAATCAGTGCGCGATACGCCATTTCGCCGGAAAATACCAGGGTGTCCGGCAGACCGATGAGATCGCGGACCGTGGAACGGATGCCGTCGGCGCCGATCAACAGGTCGGATTCGTAGCGCTTGCCATTCGAGGTCACGGTGACCGGGCGCAGCGGGTTCGTGCGGTCGACCTCGACCACCTTCGCGTCTGTCTCGAAGGCCACCATCGGGCCGGGGCCGTCGGGATCGAGGCATCTGGCGTGGATGGCGGAGTGCAGGTCGGCTCGGTGGTAGTGCCAGTACGGTGCGTTGAACGTCTCCTTGCAGTACTCGCCCAGGGCCGTCAGGGCAATGACCTTACCGTTTTCCCACCGTCGACGCACCTGATCCATAGGTTCGGTCTTGATCGCCTCAAGCTGCTTGCGCATACCGAGTGCGATGAGGATCCGGCTGGCGTTGGGC
This window harbors:
- a CDS encoding MFS transporter yields the protein MKTGEQITELPWKWGVQGKIFTIGGLGYMFDAWDVALNGVLTPLLGSYFPVLYCCDSELYPTQIRASGLGYASSVSRVATGFAPLLFGSGMWPILRLPLTFGIVTAFVLFAIIWMAYFAPVTKGRELDTLVDDTPHVIASEARV
- a CDS encoding FAD-dependent monooxygenase: MAPIEVVIAGGGLGGLTAALSLRHRGIAVTVLEAASQLGEVGAGIQTAPNASRILIALGMRKQLEAIKTEPMDQVRRRWENGKVIALTALGEYCKETFNAPYWHYHRADLHSAIHARCLDPDGPGPMVAFETDAKVVEVDRTNPLRPVTVTSNGKRYESDLLIGADGIRSTVRDLIGLPDTLVFSGEMAYRALIPGDRIVKDLATRWLVDRYQSTIWYGPDRHLVHYMIRDGEYLNIVALAPCTDEVRDGGPRLVGPEELMATFPDWDDRAHAMLSKADENVLCQALYYRKPDPRWTDGRVALLGDACHAMLPYQAQGASQAMEDAAVLAEELAKVTTAGIDGALARYVFRRARHARMVQDASLRNKTFYHIPDGPEQEKRDATLASFEGESDISYDWLWSGTPLDDSDDEKFHYSFAR